The Methanophagales archaeon genome segment GTAGAGAGCAATATAAGAAATCTATAGTTCAGCCTCTCTATCTTTATCATCTCTTACTTATCTATTAACATCCTCTTAATCTCCATTTAGGCTAATTACTAATTAATTAATAATGCTTTATCTTTTCACGTTTAAAAAGGTCAAGGGGCTCGTTGAAGGATAAACGAGAAAAAGCCTGCTTTTTTGCCTTCTCTCCCCTATTTCCTACGTTTATACATGACTTCTTAAAAGTTTTTCGTCGAGGACCTTTTCGATATACGCGTCACTTCTTGAAGATCAACAAGCGGATAAAGCGGATGTTAGAAGAACGCAAAAGAAACATTATACTTTATGTACTATAAAAAATAAATGCCAATAGAAGAATCTGAAACTGAACCTCGAGATGAATATAAATATAGGCACGTCCCATTTATCACACTCTCGGAGCTAAAGCCCCGCGTCTGGATTACGCTTTCCGGCTGCAACTTCAGGTGTAGAGGCTGTTTTAGCTTCGCTCGTGAGCCCACAGGCGAGCCGATGACAGTTGAGCAGTTAATAAACCTCGTGAAGAAATCATCTTCCACTTATTATGGCGATACTCCACTGGAAGAGGCAGTGATAACAGGCGGTGAACCCACGCTGAACAGAGGTTACCTTGTGGATCTGGTATCGCAACTAAAAGAATTTATTGGTGCTGTGGTGCTTGACACAAATGGATACCTCTTAGACGATAGTTACTTAAAAGAGCTATTAGAAGCGGGTTTAGCAGAAGTTATGTTCGACCTGAAGGCTTGGGATGAGAAACTGCATGAATGGTACACCGGATACTCGAATAAAAGGATATTGGCGAATATAAGAAACGCGTACGGAAAAGT includes the following:
- a CDS encoding radical SAM protein, coding for MPIEESETEPRDEYKYRHVPFITLSELKPRVWITLSGCNFRCRGCFSFAREPTGEPMTVEQLINLVKKSSSTYYGDTPLEEAVITGGEPTLNRGYLVDLVSQLKEFIGAVVLDTNGYLLDDSYLKELLEAGLAEVMFDLKAWDEKLHEWYTGYSNKRILANIRNAYGKVKLVVNTVYIPGIVDEPEIEQIARFLSEIDKKREIDYRINRFNTNLSRERIARNPYPSEIEHAYSIVAKYMKHAVIGKSCVREREIEEKRGWITVFPDGTLKRRTLADYREENRRIARRKSISHITPF